One stretch of Schizosaccharomyces pombe strain 972h- genome assembly, chromosome: III DNA includes these proteins:
- the ump1 gene encoding proteasome maturation factor Ump1, with product MKIVPDVEPAAEVSGNFKVSVLEPSIPAVHRVENKHPLESRLKNWEAQQQQIRLDSMRRIYGLHEPVRREMEQKLASQSSRPLALGGSANFHLDILANREAVLDETDIYAAPIPLEMTYQNEMAIRYGL from the exons ATGAAGATTGTTCCTGACGTCGAACCAGCTGCTGAAGTATCTGGAAACTTCAAAGTCTCAGTTTTAGAGCCCAGCATTCCAGCTGTACACCGTgttgaaaataaacatcCTCTAGAAAGTCGATTAAAGAATTGGGAGGCTCAACAGCAACAAATTCGCCTTGATAGCATGCGTAGAATTTACGGTTTGCATGAGCCTGTGCGTCGTGAAATGGAACAGAAACTCGCTTCACAG AGCTCTCGTCCTTTGGCTTTAGGAGGATCTGCAAACTTTCATTTAGATATTCTTGCCAATCGTGAGGCTGTCCTAGACGAAACCGACATATATGCTGCCCCTATTCCTTTGGAAATGACTTATCAAAATGAAATGGCCATTAGATATGGTctctaa
- the eap1 gene encoding eIF4E-associated protein Eap1 gives MSQVIQYSEADLLYLSKSPLIKKPENLPEWILPEAMKADRERHIRQEKEMKRHDDDGRQYQSDRKFAKSKHDDIILGPPKLSFASSNENGRSVGRHDDLLSLGNVYNGVASLRYRNGASVSRSSSIGHSGSTAPWSSVGRHNRKKDNEHRDEMEGLEKVMKQRAGNTGPLVANSTEEFEAWKRMMKASSGEAGAGNVITPGVTSTTGAPSGKASLSRAASNSSTSARAGISVDSLFGKRSAAQAMATVVPSVSTPGGTPPRFASPALTVESMVHAAPSTTTSSRFSKFFNGLAGPETSKTSTPNMSNNPSPRVANTVVSPAPIPTIGSATIDKDAEGFQRVLAMLGRQASSTTGSPKVALSQMPQVNVNPSNQDLASVKQPSGFSPPSAVAPPPGLGNHNFSNDDSSFFRSLMTSDTRSVPPPPGFSTNAPKAVKSPEISAPPGLYRGLSSGASIPSAPPGFGYQQPSFPYSPGFPPSAYNQNRTGYGFPDTSRPPH, from the exons ATGTCGCAGGTTATTCAATATTCAGAAGCAGATTTGCTATATCTATCAAAATCGCCGCTCATAAAAAAACCAGAAAATCTGCCTGAATGGATTCT TCCGGAGGCTATGAAGGCAGATCGTGAACGGCACATTCGCcaagaaaaggaaatgaaaag ACATGATGATGATGGACGACAATATCAGTCAGATCGTAAATTCGCTAAATCAA AACACGACGATATTATTCTTGGGCCACCGAAACTTAGTTTTGCTAGCAGTAATGAGAATGGCAGGTCTGTCGGTCGCCATGATgatttgctttctttggGAAATGTGTATAACGGTGTAGCCTCTCTCCGTTATCGAAATGGCGCTTCTGTATCGCGGTCGTCATCCATTGGTCATTCCGGTTCTACTGCACCATGGAGTAGTGTAGGACGACATAATCGCAAGAAAGACAATGAACATCGTGATGAGATGGAGGGGCTTGAGAAGGTGATGAAACAAAGGGCTGGTAATACTGGCCCACTTGTTGCAAATTCTACTGAGGAATTTGAAGCATGGAAGCGTATGATGAAGGCATCCTCTGGAGAAGCTGGAGCAGGTAATGTTATAACACCCGGCGTCACTTCCACCACTGGAGCCCCTTCAGGAAAAGCTTCGCTTTCTAGAGCTGCCTCTAATTCTTCAACCTCTGCTAGAGCTGGCATTAGTGTTGATTCTCTGTTTGGAAAACGCTCCGCTGCCCAAGCGATGGCTACTGTCGTACCCTCTGTCAGTACACCTGGTGGTACCCCTCCTCGCTTTGCTTCTCCGGCCCTTACAGTTGAATCCATGGTACATGCCGCACCCAGCACAACCACTTCTTCGAGGTTTAGCAAGTTTTTTAACGGACTGGCTGGCCCTGAAACTTCTAAGACTTCTACACCAAATATGTCAAATAACCCATCTCCTCGAGTTGCAAATACCGTTGTTTCTCCTGCTCCTATTCCTACTATAGGTTCTGCTACAATTGACAAAGACGCCGAAGGATTTCAACGCGTCTTAGCTATGCTTGGCAGACAAGCATCAAGCACGACAGGCTCTCCTAAGGTTGCTTTGTCACAAATGCCTCAAGTTAATGTCAACCCTTCCAATCAAGACCTTGCCTCGGTAAAGCAACCTTCTGGGTTTTCACCTCCGTCTGCAGTTGCTCCTCCTCCTGGTTTAGGTAATCACAACTTTTCTAATGATGATTCTTCCTTCTTTCGATCTCTTATGACTTCTGATACTCGATCAGTCCCTCCGCCTCCCGGCTTTTCTACGAATGCTCCTAAAGCAGTTAAATCTCCGGAAATTTCAGCCCCTCCAGGTTTGTACCGTGGTCTGTCCTCTGGAGCTTCTATTCCATCGGCACCCCCAGGTTTCGGATATCAACAACCATCTTTCCCATATTCCCCTGGATTTCCTCCATCTGCTTATAATCAAAATCGAACTGGTTATGGATTTCCAGATACTTCTAGACCACCACATTAA
- the urb1 gene encoding ribosome biogenesis protein Urb1, whose product MESGSIDLDKEIDELSRVLLEHPAHVEKVLKTVEFDKSALRYIDAILDHHLKQIYRNLTSNSPLHTLSLLQKMASWNNGLACVRVFQAIDWNSKIFIKMLQLPNQIQNSRKGNKRLKITISKKRSSLLLLFITFLRLGTPEIRLEILNSRKLTTPLFKGIYNDEPSVLKELLQCWLTYVLLDHDVSRATKLSYFNEWSLSCLASLYSRDDEIDGISLCNLVHKFFVDACTVPGEGLCFVSNGWHLQKKVDGQSKTIFNRVLQSFVFSLHVHTSTLQRELVLKILKACPDITASFIERNSLTSEPVLSYQWISFVSLLQAILGMGIPFPFYDAETRTVPPTNIIIENILPSSFSKPVVLKALNGNDKFVCFLTVNTLLASFKRLESVLDEIKRSELSEDNKVELVSKISDAILLRLPDSQTFVQLYSSTESDLLKEGLSRILLYFFTYFPENILKLKIDTSIFLRLDLSPGMLDRPFSRLHVENIIQILRYLPEVKWFDVVRSPFVFLCLMYLQTSHSKLRDAIISTLNDVFSQTIIFCPSLAVPPILTILASLQHTSPTQHKAVLEFLNSCINRCISRVFAYLDVCVDCFKKHSVNSQKKTAPEVSPISVTLIEQIPFFLQKRDISDDSKDAVLSWLSDLFSNLVCTGEDANCLFHLLENVNVTAFDSDYTLKPFNQLMSFIESLAVQKLPDYVNQIGSLSQYLLYSTNDELSNSGIQKFGMNLDFLPLYVVIITKRIAIMLQSGDMRVKKFLELIRELVEFSKEETMATSQSPIRTLLSACINLRPFLLQEQYISFNMDFAEFLIDTNASIKGSVVNTCVLDFLYKSFSDKVQENYNLIRIAAKFMLLWTQEEFIGFSKALDSFLSENDDLIYKNLDYVAPLLFECMQFTSTTNANMFSNNSISVLLKAAILKPTKLTHGMFDALNTMKPIISDFTVFEPALHTVENFDLTDCADEQILLLSSFVNFVPLFRKVIWNLLLNNKEALIQKYELLAILCCDLAKQYVAEQSQYDLERIRSFCSEVVENNLDLVLQKSHLIELLFPLMKLSDPKIQYYVKVSNALSEKYLPQGVLELLVLLQKRIDIPSSLRVQTIMRIFAILTRVLSDSPQIGLSLEKFLTNFEALIKMNVDILRDEIDKSTLNSFLESAIVHVTSFSNLRLCLTLAFTMTAEQCDSSRFLQMILAHEKNPLAGEDSSDEIKATMSAIICKLTIIGKNYTLSVLDQILKLFKGRYTLHDSLLCELLAYFETLDDISVASRYKGWVITDEYDMMLLARKDGSGVLEPKIAANTVNQYPSEWEKIDLKVFDDLETTEGLLSSYCSNEWNREVYHPLYALGITASLLHSNQQVSNIQVIVQQNFLGMIVMGLSLFKEEARFACLNFLRNFIPILDEQKFREKHLIKLVLASIIVNVPSSENRLSTLMANFYAFSLTVMMKPTHPLFVGINRYYLQRQHVDVTDIPMYYELLYPSTDYTKSVYWLLTLLHAGLQTNQDLKIYLRRHVFEMICTLYNSCVVNSEIRTLIEKILLKVVALGGGPMLVKYNAIYPMLQMVIPSFQETKENTVVSTT is encoded by the exons ATGGAATCTGGATCTATTGATTTGGATAAGG AGATAGATGAATTGAGCAGGGTTTTATTAGAGCATCCTGCTCATGtggaaaaagttttaaagaCCGTTGAGTTCGATAAATCTGCCCTTCGTTATATTGATGCAATTTTAGATCATCATTTGAAGCAGATATATCGGAATTTGACATCCAATTCTCCTTTGCATACGCTTTCtctacttcaaaaaatggcATCTTGGAATAATGGATTGGCATGTGTTCGTGTATTCCAAGCTATTGACTGGAAcagtaaaatttttataaagatGCTCCAGCTACCTaatcaaattcaaaattctaGGAAAGGAAATAAGCGTCTCAAAATCACTATATCAAAAAAGCGGTCCTCTTTACTACTTCTTTTCATTACATTCCTTAGGCTTGGTACACCAGAAATTCGACtggaaatattaaattcaaGGAAACTAACTACTCCTTTGTTTAAAGGTATATACAATGATGAGCCTTCGGTTCTTAAGGAGCTACTTCAATGTTGGCTCACTTATGTGTTACTAGATCATGATGTTTCTAGGGCAACAAAATTATcttattttaatgaatgGTCATTGTCATGCTTAGCTTCTCTTTATTCAAGagatgatgaaattgatggCATTTCCTTATGCAATCTTgttcataaattttttgtcgATGCTTGTACAGTACCTGGTGAAGGGCTTTGCTTCGTATCAAATGGATGGCATTTACAGAAGAAGGTGGATGGACAATCcaaaactatttttaatCGTGTCTTACagtcatttgttttttcattgCATGTTCATACAAGTACTTTACAGCGGGAATTAGTccttaaaatattaaaggCTTGTCCAGATATTACGGCATCATTTATAGAAAGAAATAGTTTGACCTCTGAACCGGTATTATCTTATCAATGGATTTCTTTCGTTTCATTACTCCAAGCAATACTTGGTATGGGCattccttttcctttttacGATGCAGAAACAAGAACAGTTCCTCCTACTAATATTATAATTGAGAACATATTGccttcttccttttcaaaGCCTGTAGTCCTTAAAGCATTGAACGGTAATGACAAATTTGTCTGTTTTTTAACGGTGAACACTCTCTTAGCGTCGTTTAAACGTTTAGAGTCTGTATTGGATGAAATCAAACGCTCTGAATTGTCTGAAGATAATAAAGTTGAACTTGTGTCAAAGATATCTGATGCAATTTTACTACGTTTACCCGATTCTCAAACTTTTGTACAGCTTTATTCTTCTACAGAATCAGATTTGCTGAAAGAAGGACTTTCAAGgattttactttattttttcacttATTTCCCGGAAAACATTTTgaagttaaaaattgaCACCTCTATATTTCTACGGTTAGATCTTTCGCCGGGAATGTTAGACCGTCCATTTTCACGTTTACatgttgaaaatattatccAAATTCTTCGATATCTTCCAGAAGTTAAATGGTTTGACGTAGTTAGGTCACCTTTTGTCTTCCTATGCTTGATGTATTTACAAACAAGTCACTCAAAGCTTCGAGATGCAATCATTAGCACGTTAAACGATGTCTTTAGCCAAACTATCATTTTCTGTCCATCGCTCGCTGTCCCTCCTATTTTGACGATTTTAGCTTCTCTTCAACACACATCTCCTACGCAACATAAAGCagttttagaatttttaaattcgtGTATCAACCGTTGTATATCTCGAGTTTTTGCTTATTTAGATGTTTGTGTCGActgttttaaaaagcacTCTGTgaattctcaaaaaaagacgGCGCCCGAGGTTTCACCAATTTCGGTAACATTAATTGAGCAAATACcgttttttcttcaaaagcGTGATATTTCTGATGACTCAAAGGATGCTGTGCTCTCTTGGTTAAGTGATTTGTTCTCTAACCTTGTCTGTACAGGCGAAGATGCAAATTGTCTTTTCCATCTATTGGAAAACGTAAACGTTACAGCATTTGATTCCGATTATACTTTAAAGCCTTTTAATCAGCTAATGAGTTTTATCGAAAGCTTAGCTGTTCAGAAACTTCCAGATTATGTGAATCAGATAGGAAGCTTGTCTCAATATCTGCTTTATTCAACCAATGATGAGTTATCAAACTCTGGTATACAGAAGTTCGGCATGAACCTTGACTTCCTACCACTTTATGTTGTAATTATTACCAAAAGAATTGCTATTATGTTGCAAAGCGGAGACATGAGAGttaagaaatttttggaacTCATACGCGAATTAGTCGAATTTTCTAAAGAGGAAACTATGGCAACTTCGCAGTCGCCAATCCGGACTTTGCTTTCAGCATGCATAAATTTAAGACCATTTCTTTTGCAAGAACAATATATTTCATTCAATATGGACTTTGCAGAATTCTTGATTGATACTAATGCGTCAATAAAAGGTTCAGTTGTGAACACGTGCGTTTTGGACTTTTTATACAAGTCATTTTCTGATAAAGTGCAAGAAAactataatttaattcGTATTGCAGCCAAATTTATGCTATTATGGACACAGGAAGAATTTATTGGGTTTTCCAAAGCTTTGGATTCCTTCTTATCAGAGAATGATGAtttgatttataaaaatttggattATGTTGCTCCTCTGCTTTTTGAATGTATGCAGTTCACTTCTACTACTAACGCAAACATGTTTTCCAATAACTCCATCAGTGTTTTGCTCAAAGCTGCGATTCTTAAACCAACGAAATTAACTCATGGTATGTTTGATGCACTGAATACAATGAAGCCTATTATCTCTGATTTTACTGTATTTGAGCCTGCCTTACATAcagttgaaaattttgatttgacCGACTGCGCTGATGAACAAATTTTGCTGCTATCTTCTTTTGTGAATTTCGTGCCTCTATTTAGGAAAGTTATATGGAAtcttttgttaaataaCAAAGAAGCTTTAATTCAAAAGTATGAATTGCTTGCCATATTGTGTTGTGACCTTGCTAAGCAATACGTTGCTGAACAATCTCAATATGATTTGGAGAGAATCCGTTCCTTTTGTTCCGAGGTTGTTGAAAACAACTTGGATCttgttttgcaaaaatcTCATTTGATTGAACTTTTGTTCCCTCTTATGAAATTGAGTGATCCCAAAATACAATATTATGTGAAAGTGTCTAATGCCTTATCTGAAAAATACTTGCCCCAAGGAGTATTAGAACTTCTagttcttcttcaaaagcGCATTGACATTCCGAGCTCTTTGAGAGTTCAAACAATTATGCGAATATTTGCTATTCTCACAAGAGTTTTGTCCGATAGTCCACAAATTGGCTTGAGTTtagagaaatttttaaccAACTTCGAAGCTCTCATTAAAATGAATGTTGACATTCTTAGagatgaaattgataaGTCTACCTTAAACAGTTTTTTGGAGTCTGCCATTGTGCACGTTACTTCATTTTCGAATCTTCGTCTTTGTCTTACGCTTGCCTTTACTATGACTGCTGAGCAATGTGATTCTTCACGGTTTTTACAAATGATTTTGGCACATGAGAAAAATCCTCTAGCTGGTGAAGATAGTTCGGATGAAATCAAAGCAACTATGTCTGCGATCATATGTAAGCTTACAATAATAGGCAAAAATTACACCTTATCAGTATTAGACCAAATattgaaactttttaaaggtCGGTATACTCTTCATGATTCTCTACTTTGTGAATTACTGGCCTACTTTGAAACTTTGGATGATATTAGCGTCGCAAGTCGATATAAAGGTTGGGTAATAACTGACGAATACGATATGATGCTTCTTGCTCGTAAGGACGGTTCAGGGGTACTGGAACCTAAGATTGCTGCTAATACTGTCAATCAATATCCATCAGAGTGGGAGAAGATTGATTTGAAGGTGTTTGACGATTTGGAAACTACCGAAGGGCTCCTTTCTAGTTACTGTAGTAATGAATGGAATAGAGAAGTCTATCATCCACTATATGCTCTTGGTATAACGGCATCCCTTCTTCATTCGAATCAGCAGGTTTCTAACATTCAAGTTATTGTACAACAAAACTTCCTCGGTATGATAGTAATGGggctttctctttttaaagaagaagcaCGCTTTGCTTGTCTTAATTTCCTACGAAATTTTATACCCATTCTGGACgaacaaaaatttagagAAAAGCATTTAATTAAACTAGTACTTGCTAGTATAATTGTGAATGTACCTTCTTCAGAAAATCGGTTGAGCACGTTAATGGCTAACTTTTATGCTTTCAGCTTGACCGTCATGATGAAACCGACACATCCATTATTTGTAGGAATTAATCGTTATTACCTGCAACGTCAACATGTTGATGTTACAGATATACCGATGTACTATGAATTACTTTATCCATCAACAGATTACACCAAAAGTGTTTACTGGCTACTGACTCTATTACATGCTGGTTTACAAACAAATCaggatttaaaaatatatcttCGACGACACGTATTTGAAATGATATGTACTTTATACAACTCATGTGTAGTCAACAGTGAAATCCGAACACTAatcgaaaaaatattgctCAAGGTTGTGGCATTGGGAGGAGGCCCAATGTTGGTTAAATACAATGCAATATACCCTATGCTACAAATGGTCATACCAAGTTTTCAAGAAACAAAGGAAAATACCGTAGTATCGACCACGTAA